From Pseudomonas hormoni:
GTAGTTGCGCCTTGTCGATCAGCAGATGCTCGGCCGGTACGCGGTAGCGGGTTTTGAGGTAGTTGCGGAAGCCATCGGCGATGGGTTCGAGGAAGCCGAAGGATTCCACGTCGGTCTGTTCTTGTGAGGCATCCGCACGCCCCGGTGTGAACGGCACCGTCACGCTGTGACCGGCATTTTTTGCGGCTTGTTCGACACCGGCACTGCCGGCCAGCATGATCAGGTCCGCCAGCGAGATTTTCTTGCCGCCATTGTTGAACTCGCTCCGAATGCTTTCGAGCTTCGCCAGCACGTTCGCCAGTTGTTCAGGCTGGTTGGACTGCCAGGACTTCTGCGGTTCCAGGCGCAGGCGACCGCCGTTGGCACCGCCGCGTTTGTCGGAGCCACGGAAGGTTGAAGCCGCCGCCCAGGCCGTGGAGACCAGCTGCGAAACGCTCAGGCCCGAGGCGAGGATTTTGCTCTTGAGCGCGGCGACGTCGCTGTCGTTGACCAGTTCGTGGTCGACGTCCGGGATCGGGTCTTGCCACAGCAGTTCTTCGCTGGGCATTTCCGGGCCGAGGTAGCGGGAGAGGGGGCCCATGTCGCGGTGGATCAGCTTGAACCAGGCGCGGGCGAAGGCGTCGCTCAATTGATCCGGGTTCTCCAGGAAGCGCCGCGCAATCGGTTCATAGATCGGATCGAGTCGCAGGGCCAGGTCCGAGGTCAGCATGGTGGGATTGCGCCGCTTGGACGGGTCGTGTGCATCCGGGATAGTCCCGGCGCCCGCGCCGTTTTTAGCGACCCACTGGTTCGCGCCGGCCGGGCTTTTGCTCAGCTCCCACTCGAAGCCGAACAGGTTTTCCAGGTAGTTGTTGCTCCACCGGGTGGGCGTGGTGGTCCAGGTCACTTCCAGTCCGCTGGTGATGGTGTCCGGGCCTTTGCCGGTGCCAAAGTTGTTTTTCCAGCCAAAGCCCTGTTGTTCAAGGCCGGCCGCTTCAGGCTCGGCCCCCACATTGTCGGCAGGCCCGGCGCCGTGGGTTTTACCGAAGGCATGGCCGCCGGCGATCAGCGCCACGGTTTCTTCATCGTTCATCGCCATGCGGCCGAAGGTTTCGCGGATGTCCAGGGCCGAAGCGACGGGATCGGGATTGCCCTCCGGACCTTCCGGGTTCACATAGATCAGGCCCATCTGCACGGCGGCCAGAGGATTTTCCAGATTGCGCCCCTGATCGGTACGGCTGTCCTCATTTCTCCCGGGCTCGGCCACGAGGGGAACATCGCCGGGTGCTTGCACGGCTTTTTGCGCTTTGTCATAGCGGGTGTCGCCACCCAGCCATTTGTTTTCCGAACCCCAGTAAACGTCCTCATCCGGTTCCCAGACGTCGGCACGGCCACCGGAAAAACCAAAGGTCTTGAAGCCCATGGATTCCAGCGCGACGTTGCCGGTCAGGACAATCAGGTCCGCCCAGGAAATGTTGTTGCCATACTTTTGCTTGATCGGCCACAGCAGCCGGCGCGCCTTGTCGAGGCTGACGTTGTCCGGCCAGCTGTTGAGCGGGGCGAAGCGCTGTTGACCGGAACCGGCACCGCCACGCCCGTCACCGGTGCGGTACGTGCCGGCGGCGTGCCAGGCCATGCGAATGAACAGCGGGCCATAGTGACCGAAGTCTGCCGGCCACCAGTCTTGCGAATCGGTCATCAGTGCGGTCAGGTCTTGCTTGACCGCTGCAAAGTCGAGTTTTTTGAAGGCTTCGGCATAGTTGAAACTCTCGTCCATGGGATCAGACAGGGACGAGTGTTGGTGCAGGATCTTCAGATTCAGTTGGTTCGGCCACCAGTCGCGGTTGGTCGTGCCACCGCCGGCGGCGTGATTGAATGGGCATTTCGATTCATTTGCCATGTGCGAGCTACCTTTTGGTCGTGTTCATCCGGCTATCGGGCCCGGAGCGGGCGTTAAATAGCGACGAGCGAGATCAAGACACAGGCTGCAGGGCCAGCAGTTGGATCAACTGATTGTGGTGACCACACGGGAATTCTGAACAGCGGCAATCAGGTTGCCTGCGCGGTGACCCTCGGGTGGCCTAGTCAAGCTTCGGGCTCATTCCTGTCTCCTTTCCAGCGCTAATCCGGCCGGCTTATGACGCCAGCGCAGACTAAGGTTAGACCCGAGTCGGGAAGTCAGCTAATAGGTGGAGTGTTGCGGCCCGATAGGCAGAATCTTTCGCTGAAACCCTTGAGATGAAGCGCTTTTCGCGTCGAGCTTCGAGATAGTGGCCCAATAATATCAACTATAAAAAACTGCCAGCAGGACTGCATTCTCAACGTTGGGCGGTCTGTGCTGGTTGACGCATAGCCCACTTGAGATTGTCCATGTCTAATCGCTCATTGCACTTCAAGTTGTTCTGGACGGCGCTGATCGGAACCGTCGTCGTCATGGCGCTGTTGCTTGGCTCCATCGCCTACATTGCTTACGGCACGTCAGTGAAGGAAACGTCCGCGCTGGTGGATACGGTCGTCAAGGCCAATGCCAAGGAAGTCGAGGTTGAACTGGGTGTCGGTTTTACCGTCGCCGAGTCGTTGGCCAGCGTCGCGACGGCGATGCAGCAACAGCAGGTCGATCGCAAGACCGCCGATGCCATGACCCGCCAACTGTTCGAGGCCAATCCGCAGCTTTTGGGCCTTAGGCAGTACTGGGAAACCAACGCGTTCGATGGCAAGGACAGTGAATTCGCCAACCAGCCGAATCACGACGCGACTGGCCGCTACCTGACCTACTGGAACCGCGCCAGTGGTTCGGTGAAGTCCGAACCGTTGACCGGCTATGCCCCGGAAAACGCCGACAACCAGTATTACTATCAGCCGTTGCGCAGCCGTCAACCCTAGGCCTCCGAACCGTTTGCCTACAGCAGTGGCAGCGGTCAGAAAACCATGATGGTGTCGATCATGGTGCCGCTGCTGCAGGGCGGCAAAGCCCTGGGCGTGGCGGGTGTCGATATCCCGCTCGAAAGCATCAACCGCCAATTGGCAAAAATCGATGCCTATAAAGGCTATGGCGCGCTGGTTTCCAGCAATGGCCTGTACGCCAGTCACCCGGATGCGAAGCGCTTGAGCCAACCGGCCGATGATCTGCCGACGGCGGCCCGGGACGCGATCAAGGCCGGCCAGTCTTACAGCTTCCAGCGCGATGGCTGGGGCTACGTGCTGCAACCGGTGCGCATCGGCAAGGCACCGAATACCTGGGCGTTGATGGTGGCGTACCCGCTGGCCGAAGCCATGGCGGGTATCAATCAGTTTCTCTGGACCGCCGTTGTCATCGGCCTGGTTGCCCTGCTGGCGCTGGCGATTGTGCTGTGGCACTTGCTGGCGTGGCAGATCCGTCCGCTGTCAGGTTTGACCGTCGGCATCCAGGCCTGGGGTGGCGAGTTGGGGCTGCGGTTTGAACAGCGCAGCGGTGATGAAACCGGCAAACTGGCGGGCGCGTTCAACCAGTTCATCCTGCGCCTGGGCGACCTGGTGGGTTCGATTCGTCACAGCAGCGGCGCCCTGATGCAGATCTCCAATCACCTGGGCGATACCACTCAGGCCGTTGCCGAACGAGCGACGTCGCAACACACCGCGACCGAAGAAATGGCCAGCGGTGTCACGGCGCTCGCGCACTCGGTAACCGAGATGTCGCAGCAGGCCGAAGACGTGGAGCAACTGGCGCGCAACACCGAAGAGCTGACCAAACACATCTCCGGCGACATGAGCCAGACCCTGGCCGGGATCACCCGCATCGACCAGACCATGGATGTCGTCGCCGGTGCCGTGGGCGATCTGGAAAAACGCTCGCAGCAAATTGCCGGGATCATTGCGGTGATTCGCAGCATCGCCGACCAGACCAACCTCCTGGCCCTGAACGCGGCGATTGAAGCCGCGCGGGCAGGGGAGCAGGGGCGCGGGTTCGCGGTGGTGGCGGATGAAGTGCGGCAACTGGCGGAACGCACCAGCCGTTCGACCGGTGAAATCGGCGAGATGATCGGTGCCATTGGCTCGGACGTGCGCAATACCGTGACCAACGTCCAACAGGTCGGCGAAGCCGTGCGCCTGGGCGTGGTGCAGCTGACCACGTCGGCGCAAGGGGTCAATCAGATTCGCCAGCATGCCCAGGACATTCTGACGCGCATCAGCGAAGTCGCGCGCCAGACCCAGAGCCAGGCCGCGACGGGTGAGCAGTTGTCAGTGGCCATCCAGGGCGTCAGCCGCATCTCCGAGCAGAACGATCACGCGATCCGCAGCCTGCTCGATCAGTCGCTGCAATTGCGCGATCAGGCCGGTTCGTTGAACCAGCAACTGACGCAATTCAGGGATTGAAATCAACCCTCGGAGGCTACGTCGGGATCGTCCGCCATAGCCTCCGAACACCCGTGGTTAAAGCAACGGAATGCTGTAGCTGACGATCAGGTGGTTCTGGTCCTGGTTGCGGCTCGCTTCACTGTTGGACTTGGCCGTTGCGCCAGCACCCGGTGCATCTGCTGGAAACCACCTCGACGTTCGCCACCTTGTCGCTGTTTCAGGACGCTACGCAGCCCAGCGCGAGCAAGCTCGCTCGCCACAAAGGTACGCATGATCCAAGAGCGCACCTAAGTGACCAGCATTAGCCTGGAACCTGTGGTTGGGATAGTGCCCGGCATTGGCGGCGCGCATTCGTGCGATTCAGGCAAAATTGATTTGTGACTGGCGCGGTGTTCGTGACGGATCAACGCCGTGATACTCGACGGGATTTTGCCTTCCCCTAAATTGGCCCACGGATGGCCATTGCGAGGTTCGAACCATGACTGTTTCCCGCCGACTGGCGCTCTTGATGACCACTGCCGCGTTGCTCACGGCTTGTGGTGAATCGTCCAAACTGCCGCCACAGGCCAGCGTCGGCCCGTCGCCGCAGTTGCCTGAACCCACCACTTCGCTGATTCCCACGTTGAAGGTATCCAAGGCAGTCGGCTGGTCGGGCAGTGACATGCCCAAGGCGCCCGCCGGTTTCAAGGTGACTGCCCTGGCGGACGATCTCGACCATCCGCGCTGGATCTACCTGCTGCCCAACGGCGATGTGCTGGTCGCCGAAAGCAATCACCCGCCGATGCCCGAAGGCGCCACTGACGGCGGCAGCGGACCGCTGGCCTGGGCGAAACGCACGGTCACGGGATTCGTGATGGGCCGAGTCGGTGCCGATGCGCCCAGCGCCAATCGAATCACCTTATTACGCGATGCCGACGGCGACGGTCACGCTGATACCCGCACGGTGTTCATGAGCGGGCTGACCTCGCCATTCGGCATGGCGTTGGTGGGTAACGAGCTGTTCATTGCCAACGCCGATGCAGTGGTCAAGGTGCCTTACACCACGGGGCAAACCGAAATCAGCGCGACGCCGGTAAAAGTCACCGACTTGCCCGCCGGCATCAACCACCACTGGACCAAAAACGTCCTCGCCAACCCCGAGGGCACCAAGCTTTACGTGACCGTGGGTTCCAACAGCAACGTCGGTGAAAACGGCCTGGAGGCCGAAGAAGGTCGCGCGGCGATTTGGGAAGTCGATGTTAAAAGCGCAGAAAAGCGCCTGTTCGCCAGCGGCCTGCGCAACCCCAACGGCCTGGCCTGGAAGCCGGGTTCGAACGAGTTGTGGACCGTGGTCAACGAGCGTGACGAAATCGGCAGCGACCTGGTGCCGGATTACCTGACCTCGGTGAAAGACGGTGCGTTCTACGGCTGGCCGTGGAGTTACTACGGCAACCACGTCGACACCCGCGTAGAACCGTCGCGCCCGGACAAGGTGGCGCAGGCCATCTCACCGGATTACGCGCTGGGCACCCACGTCGCACCGCTGGGCCTGGCGTTCTCCGATGCCCGCGCGATGCCGGCCAGTTTCGCCAATGGCGTGTTTATCGGCGAACACGGCTCGTGGAACCGCAATCCGCAGGCCGGCTATAAAGTGGTGTTCATCCCGTTCAGCGACGGTAAGCCTTCCGGTGTGCCGATGGATTTCCTCACCGGTTTCCTCAATGCCGACGGTGAAGCACAAGGGCGTCCGGTGGGGGTAGCGCTGGATCAGAGCGGTGCGTTGCTGGTGGCCGATGATGTCGGCAACAAGTTGTGGCGTGTAGCGGCTGTTACGCCTGGTAAGTGATGCAGCGGTTAGCTTGAGCTCAAACAGATCGCCGCGCAGTCTGCGCGGCTGATTTGATTGAGCGTCAGGAATCGAGGCCGCTTCCAGAAATAGCACTCGGCTCTGGGATTGGGTGGGGTCCATATCCGTTGCTGCGGTAACGGCCGCTAATGGTTCCGCCCTTACGGCGGGTTACTTGGAGAAGCGCCAAGTAACCAAGCGCCTGCGCCCCTGACGTACGGTGCCGAGCCTTAGCGAGGCACCGAACGAAAGGGGCAAAAGCGCTTGGTTACTTTGCGCCGGGCGGCGTTCCGTTTTTCCAAGTAACCCGCTGTAAGAGCGGAACCAATAGCCGCCATCACCAAAATAATGGATATACACCCAATCAAAACCACAGGTCAGCGCCCGAAACCCTGAGCCTGAGTGAACAGCATTCCCGCTCAAATCGGGATGTGTGTGGTCGACAACACCTGGCGCAACCCCATGAAGGAACGAATCTGCCGAACCCCGGGCAGGTAAAGCAACTGTTCCGCATGCAGGCGGTTGAAGCTGTTGCTGTCCTTGGTCCGTATCAACATGAAGTAGTCGAATTCCCCCGTCACCACATGACATTCCATGCAGCCGGACACCTTTTGCGCCGCAGCTTCGAAGGCGGCGAAGGATTCCGGCGTCGAGCGATCCAGCACCACGCCGATCAACACCACCATTCCCGCGTCCAGCGCGTCATTGTCCAGCAGCGCGACAATGCCCTTGATCAGGCCCGCCTGCTTGAGGCGTTCGACGCGCCGCAGGCAGGCCGGCGCGCTCATTTTTACCTTCTCGGCAAGCGCCACATTGGAGATGGAGGCGTCTCGCTGCAGGGTCTTGAGAATGGCGCGGTCGGTCCGGTCGAGCGGGTGCGGCTCCGCAGCTGAAGCGCCGGGTTTCTTGTGATTATTTGTTGCGCTCATAGTGGCTTCTGCACAATAAAAATATGTTTTGGGTAGTAAGTGATGATTTATGTTTCTTTAATGGATTGAAACTTGCAACACATATTTTTGGCTTTGTTCTTAATATTGAACTCATCGAAGCCCCTCCGGAAGAACCCGAAATTCAACCTTTTTTGTCTTTCGGTCTGGCGCTTGGATTTCCAATAACAAGGAGCAGAGTCATGAACCTGAATCGTTTTAAACGTTATCCGCTGACCTTCGGTCCTTCTCCCATCACGCCCTTGAAACGCCTCAGCGAACACCTGGGCGGCAAGGTCGAGCTGTATGCCAAACGTGAAGACTGCAACAGCGGCCTGGCCTTCGGCGGCAACAAGACGCGCAAGCTCGAGTACCTCATTCCCGAGGCACTCGATCAAGGCTGCGACACCCTGGTGTCCATCGGCGGGATCCAGTCGAACCAGACCCGCCAGGTCGCTGCCGTCGCCGCCCATCTGGGCATGAAGTGTGTGCTGGTCCAGGAAAACTGGGTGAACTACTCCGACGCCGTGTATGACCGGGTCGGCAATATCGAGATGTCTCGCATCATGGGCGCGGATGTACGACTGGACGCCGCCGGGTTCGACATCGGTATTCGTCCCAGCTGGGAGAAGGCCATGAGCGACGTGGTGGCGCGGGGCGGCAAGCCGTTCCCGATTCCGGCGGGCTGTTCCGAGCATCCTTATGGCGGCCTCGGGTTTGTGGGTTTCGCCGAGGAAGTCCGGCAGCAGGAACAGGAACTGGGCTTCAAATTTGACTACATCGTGGTGTGCTCCGTGACCGGCAGTACCCAGGCGGGCATGGTCGTCGGGTTTGCCGCCGACGGCCGTTCGAAAAACGTCATCGGTATCGATGCCTCGGCCAAACCGGAAAAGACCAAGGCGCAGATCCTGCGTATCGCCCGCCACACCGCCGAACTGGTGGAATTGGGCCGCGAAATCACCGAAGAGGATGTGGTGC
This genomic window contains:
- a CDS encoding PQQ-dependent sugar dehydrogenase, coding for MTVSRRLALLMTTAALLTACGESSKLPPQASVGPSPQLPEPTTSLIPTLKVSKAVGWSGSDMPKAPAGFKVTALADDLDHPRWIYLLPNGDVLVAESNHPPMPEGATDGGSGPLAWAKRTVTGFVMGRVGADAPSANRITLLRDADGDGHADTRTVFMSGLTSPFGMALVGNELFIANADAVVKVPYTTGQTEISATPVKVTDLPAGINHHWTKNVLANPEGTKLYVTVGSNSNVGENGLEAEEGRAAIWEVDVKSAEKRLFASGLRNPNGLAWKPGSNELWTVVNERDEIGSDLVPDYLTSVKDGAFYGWPWSYYGNHVDTRVEPSRPDKVAQAISPDYALGTHVAPLGLAFSDARAMPASFANGVFIGEHGSWNRNPQAGYKVVFIPFSDGKPSGVPMDFLTGFLNADGEAQGRPVGVALDQSGALLVADDVGNKLWRVAAVTPGK
- a CDS encoding methyl-accepting chemotaxis protein, producing the protein MSQTLAGITRIDQTMDVVAGAVGDLEKRSQQIAGIIAVIRSIADQTNLLALNAAIEAARAGEQGRGFAVVADEVRQLAERTSRSTGEIGEMIGAIGSDVRNTVTNVQQVGEAVRLGVVQLTTSAQGVNQIRQHAQDILTRISEVARQTQSQAATGEQLSVAIQGVSRISEQNDHAIRSLLDQSLQLRDQAGSLNQQLTQFRD
- a CDS encoding Lrp/AsnC family transcriptional regulator; translation: MSATNNHKKPGASAAEPHPLDRTDRAILKTLQRDASISNVALAEKVKMSAPACLRRVERLKQAGLIKGIVALLDNDALDAGMVVLIGVVLDRSTPESFAAFEAAAQKVSGCMECHVVTGEFDYFMLIRTKDSNSFNRLHAEQLLYLPGVRQIRSFMGLRQVLSTTHIPI
- the katG gene encoding catalase/peroxidase HPI encodes the protein MANESKCPFNHAAGGGTTNRDWWPNQLNLKILHQHSSLSDPMDESFNYAEAFKKLDFAAVKQDLTALMTDSQDWWPADFGHYGPLFIRMAWHAAGTYRTGDGRGGAGSGQQRFAPLNSWPDNVSLDKARRLLWPIKQKYGNNISWADLIVLTGNVALESMGFKTFGFSGGRADVWEPDEDVYWGSENKWLGGDTRYDKAQKAVQAPGDVPLVAEPGRNEDSRTDQGRNLENPLAAVQMGLIYVNPEGPEGNPDPVASALDIRETFGRMAMNDEETVALIAGGHAFGKTHGAGPADNVGAEPEAAGLEQQGFGWKNNFGTGKGPDTITSGLEVTWTTTPTRWSNNYLENLFGFEWELSKSPAGANQWVAKNGAGAGTIPDAHDPSKRRNPTMLTSDLALRLDPIYEPIARRFLENPDQLSDAFARAWFKLIHRDMGPLSRYLGPEMPSEELLWQDPIPDVDHELVNDSDVAALKSKILASGLSVSQLVSTAWAAASTFRGSDKRGGANGGRLRLEPQKSWQSNQPEQLANVLAKLESIRSEFNNGGKKISLADLIMLAGSAGVEQAAKNAGHSVTVPFTPGRADASQEQTDVESFGFLEPIADGFRNYLKTRYRVPAEHLLIDKAQLLTLTAPEMTALIGGLRVLNTNVGQTKHGVFTQQKEALTNDFFKNLLDMGVEWKPTSEANEEFEGRDRKTGEVKWTGTRVDLVFGSNAQLRALAEVYASSDSKEKFVKDFVAAWTKVMNLDRFDLK
- a CDS encoding 1-aminocyclopropane-1-carboxylate deaminase, which produces MNLNRFKRYPLTFGPSPITPLKRLSEHLGGKVELYAKREDCNSGLAFGGNKTRKLEYLIPEALDQGCDTLVSIGGIQSNQTRQVAAVAAHLGMKCVLVQENWVNYSDAVYDRVGNIEMSRIMGADVRLDAAGFDIGIRPSWEKAMSDVVARGGKPFPIPAGCSEHPYGGLGFVGFAEEVRQQEQELGFKFDYIVVCSVTGSTQAGMVVGFAADGRSKNVIGIDASAKPEKTKAQILRIARHTAELVELGREITEEDVVLDTRFAYPEYGLPNEGTLEAIRLCGSLEGVLTDPVYEGKSMHGMIEMVRRGEFPEGSKVLYAHLGGAPALNAYSFLFRNG